Proteins encoded together in one Rubripirellula reticaptiva window:
- the rpmF gene encoding 50S ribosomal protein L32 produces the protein MAVPKRKHSNARTGSRRAHDQLNKRQVGYCPQCSSAVPTHSVCPKCGYYQGRTVIEHEEA, from the coding sequence ATGGCTGTTCCAAAACGTAAACACTCAAACGCTCGTACCGGCAGCCGCCGCGCCCACGATCAACTCAACAAACGCCAAGTCGGTTACTGCCCACAGTGCAGCAGCGCCGTCCCAACGCACTCGGTTTGCCCCAAATGTGGATATTACCAAGGGCGAACTGTGATCGAGCATGAAGAAGCCTAA
- a CDS encoding class I SAM-dependent methyltransferase, with protein MSTAQERTLAQYHGLMHANASAHLLRVGREVGLIDELRKGQKTAEQLTESLQWSPHSASLLIDALLTIGFIEKYGDDYALSRAGHLLCQYDEDLGDATWMRLAEVVRGGDPRSQHDDQKQFDYLAATQWAHTGAAMQAAEILDIGEGGEFSGAKILDFGCGSGVWSCAIAHRDPESSVTAVDGVAALEAAKATAESIGLGERFQTIEGNPLDAAIPADTFDLVLVAQRISCLDGETAKKWLAKAAASAKSGGRVVVIDPFRGPAKPNLAECVEALRIDLGTRGGRMRSLDEAQADMHGAGLQRIQFTFLAASQVNLGLAVGTKAAG; from the coding sequence ATGTCGACAGCTCAAGAACGCACGCTCGCCCAGTATCATGGTTTGATGCATGCCAACGCTTCGGCTCACCTGCTTCGCGTGGGCCGCGAAGTCGGTTTGATCGACGAACTGCGCAAAGGACAAAAGACGGCCGAGCAACTGACCGAGTCGCTGCAGTGGTCGCCTCATTCGGCGTCGCTGTTGATCGACGCATTGCTGACGATCGGATTCATTGAAAAGTACGGCGACGACTACGCTCTTTCGCGGGCCGGCCATTTGCTTTGCCAGTACGACGAAGACCTCGGCGATGCGACTTGGATGCGTTTGGCCGAAGTCGTTCGCGGTGGCGATCCACGCAGCCAACACGATGACCAAAAACAGTTCGACTACTTGGCCGCCACCCAGTGGGCTCATACGGGCGCGGCGATGCAGGCCGCCGAAATTCTTGACATAGGCGAAGGCGGTGAGTTTTCCGGGGCAAAGATTCTCGACTTCGGTTGCGGCTCGGGCGTTTGGAGCTGTGCGATTGCCCACCGTGATCCGGAATCTTCGGTGACCGCGGTCGATGGTGTCGCCGCATTGGAAGCGGCCAAAGCGACGGCCGAATCGATCGGCTTGGGCGAGCGGTTCCAAACGATCGAGGGGAATCCCCTGGATGCAGCAATTCCTGCCGATACGTTTGATTTGGTTCTGGTGGCCCAGCGGATTTCGTGTTTGGACGGCGAAACCGCCAAGAAGTGGTTGGCCAAAGCGGCTGCGTCGGCGAAATCGGGCGGCAGAGTCGTCGTGATTGATCCGTTCCGCGGGCCGGCGAAACCAAATTTGGCCGAGTGCGTCGAGGCGCTTCGAATCGACTTGGGCACGCGAGGCGGCCGGATGCGATCGCTCGACGAGGCCCAAGCAGATATGCATGGTGCCGGTTTGCAGCGGATTCAGTTCACCTTTTTGGCGGCCAGCCAAGTGAATTTGGGACTAGCGGTTGGAACGAAAGCGGCTGGTTGA
- a CDS encoding ICP22 family protein translates to MGRRTNDRRRRVLYSTHLSDQTASTAASRREIERLREARRPTAAYGARVQRRLRGRWFSLVPVKRRSYTILASVVTAVTLLLCLAHYASNAWPALVYHPEIARPLRLDVPDSFGRWFMVAMLSTSAGIALMTYQLRRYRLDDYLGRYRLWRLVLIVLVIASVNALVGLVDWTGALLDVTFGKRVALTGGDWLRVVVGLGGAVLCLRMIAEMYRSRAAFVSMLVTCVALMIGQAAQWNVMEDDTLGPWTLVTSIPLIASTSIFIAMTGYLRMLYREVREIEDSVSLRERLDRMRLKIFTRSDAGESELDSQEIQPTRAERRQAAKEEKAAAAEAKRQETEQRKQAAANRKAERDAAKAETSDDDEATSGELKRGWFGRMRSKPAADSDDANPAGSVSEVADSFESDDRDDQHEPKAKRRWFGLRAAKFESGDTDSGDEIDSADQPSADENGEAAPKKRRFGLGLRSRRAERADADAGESGGEVQFEPAAENANGTADENAEDAPAKRRSGLGGWFGRKKADSADAESGNDADDQTASGSNHSSSQGDDEGDGEYIDPDSIDWNSLNKTEKRRIKKQLRRQDRAA, encoded by the coding sequence ATGGGAAGACGAACGAACGATCGGCGCCGGCGGGTTCTGTATTCGACTCACCTGTCCGACCAAACCGCCTCGACCGCTGCGAGTCGCCGCGAAATCGAGCGGCTGCGCGAAGCACGTCGGCCCACGGCGGCCTACGGAGCTCGCGTACAACGGCGACTTCGTGGACGATGGTTTTCGTTGGTTCCCGTCAAGCGACGCAGCTATACGATTTTGGCGTCGGTTGTCACAGCGGTAACGCTGCTGTTGTGTCTCGCTCATTACGCGTCGAACGCTTGGCCAGCGCTGGTTTACCACCCCGAAATTGCCCGTCCATTGCGATTGGATGTTCCTGATAGTTTCGGCCGTTGGTTCATGGTGGCGATGTTGTCCACGTCGGCGGGCATCGCGCTGATGACCTACCAACTGCGTCGATACCGGCTGGACGATTACTTGGGCCGCTATCGATTGTGGCGTTTGGTTTTGATTGTGTTGGTGATTGCCAGTGTCAACGCATTGGTCGGGCTGGTCGATTGGACTGGCGCGCTATTGGACGTGACCTTTGGCAAGCGAGTTGCCTTGACCGGTGGCGATTGGCTGCGAGTGGTGGTGGGGCTTGGCGGCGCCGTGCTGTGTTTGCGAATGATTGCCGAGATGTACCGTTCGCGTGCTGCGTTTGTGTCAATGTTGGTCACCTGTGTTGCGCTGATGATCGGACAAGCGGCCCAGTGGAATGTGATGGAAGACGACACGCTTGGTCCATGGACATTGGTGACATCGATACCGCTGATCGCATCGACATCGATCTTCATCGCGATGACTGGATACCTGCGTATGCTGTACCGGGAAGTCCGCGAAATCGAAGATAGCGTGTCGCTTCGCGAGCGACTGGATCGCATGCGGCTAAAGATTTTCACCAGATCGGATGCTGGCGAGTCGGAGTTGGATTCGCAGGAAATTCAACCCACGCGCGCCGAGCGACGGCAGGCCGCCAAAGAAGAAAAGGCAGCAGCCGCAGAAGCGAAACGACAGGAAACCGAGCAGAGGAAACAAGCGGCTGCTAACCGAAAGGCTGAACGAGATGCGGCTAAAGCCGAGACTAGTGACGATGACGAAGCGACCTCGGGCGAGCTCAAGCGAGGCTGGTTCGGCCGAATGCGATCCAAACCAGCGGCTGATTCCGACGACGCGAATCCAGCAGGATCTGTTTCTGAAGTCGCCGATTCATTTGAATCAGACGATCGCGATGATCAACACGAGCCCAAGGCAAAACGGCGTTGGTTCGGTTTGCGTGCGGCTAAATTCGAATCGGGCGATACCGATTCAGGCGACGAAATCGACTCGGCTGACCAGCCGAGTGCTGATGAAAACGGCGAAGCGGCGCCAAAGAAACGTCGTTTCGGCTTGGGGCTAAGGTCTCGGCGTGCCGAACGGGCTGATGCCGATGCTGGGGAATCTGGCGGTGAAGTTCAGTTCGAACCGGCTGCGGAAAACGCCAATGGCACGGCGGACGAAAATGCCGAAGACGCACCGGCAAAACGTCGATCGGGACTTGGCGGATGGTTTGGACGAAAGAAGGCTGATTCCGCCGATGCTGAATCCGGAAACGATGCTGACGATCAAACGGCGTCTGGCAGCAATCATTCGTCCAGCCAAGGCGATGACGAAGGGGACGGCGAATACATCGATCCGGATTCAATCGATTGGAACTCGTTGAACAAAACTGAGAAACGCCGAATCAAGAAGCAGCTTCGGCGCCAGGACCGTGCGGCGTAG
- a CDS encoding DUF456 domain-containing protein → MAPTWTESIGDTFTDWTSWIGFDWIGFDWLGPTGTVLLATVLVVLCVVAWGLNLISLPGNWMAVALLALFAWLGPESGRAAIGPVAVGAAFVFALIGEIVEFAAGAMGAQKAGASRRSTLFAMIGSMIGAIGGAIIGVPVPLIGPVLAAILFGGMGAMVGAMYGEWSDGRAWKESWSIGHAAFWGRTFGTLGKFAAGLVIVLIAIGGVLI, encoded by the coding sequence GTGGCTCCGACTTGGACCGAGTCGATTGGCGACACCTTCACCGATTGGACGTCGTGGATCGGATTTGACTGGATAGGCTTTGATTGGCTGGGGCCGACCGGCACTGTTCTGTTGGCGACTGTTTTGGTCGTTTTATGTGTGGTTGCTTGGGGCCTGAACCTCATTTCCCTACCCGGAAACTGGATGGCAGTCGCATTGTTGGCTCTGTTCGCGTGGTTGGGGCCCGAATCGGGACGAGCCGCCATTGGGCCCGTGGCCGTTGGTGCTGCGTTCGTGTTTGCGCTAATTGGCGAAATCGTCGAGTTTGCCGCTGGAGCGATGGGGGCTCAAAAGGCCGGCGCCAGCCGTCGGTCGACGTTGTTTGCGATGATCGGTTCGATGATCGGTGCGATCGGCGGTGCGATCATTGGTGTGCCTGTGCCACTGATCGGTCCTGTCCTGGCGGCGATCTTGTTCGGCGGGATGGGAGCCATGGTGGGCGCGATGTATGGCGAATGGAGCGACGGTCGGGCCTGGAAAGAGAGCTGGTCGATCGGTCACGCTGCATTCTGGGGACGCACTTTCGGCACCCTGGGTAAGTTTGCCGCTGGCTTGGTGATCGTTTTGATCGCCATCGGCGGAGTGCTGATTTAG
- a CDS encoding HNH endonuclease, which yields MNLHLFVRPTTREDRGTEAAMSQSVLDTNVLVLNRFYMAVRVVNVRRTFTLLYRQCAEVIAQENGSFLSYDFESWCELSQLTAMEKQAGEDYIQAVGFELQVPRIVRLTRFDKMPVQTVRFNRKNLFARDNHTCQYCGRNEPMNKLSLDHVVPRSHGGPTTWENIVCCCLRCNSRKGGRTPKQAHMNLMSRPTKPRFNPLLVESIDDPRYECWKTFLPTAAAAG from the coding sequence GTGAATCTACACTTGTTTGTGCGTCCTACCACCCGAGAAGACCGAGGGACCGAAGCAGCCATGTCACAGAGTGTGCTCGATACCAATGTGCTTGTCTTAAACCGCTTTTATATGGCGGTCCGCGTGGTGAATGTACGTCGAACCTTCACGTTACTGTACCGCCAATGTGCCGAAGTCATCGCCCAAGAAAATGGCAGCTTCCTCAGCTATGACTTTGAAAGCTGGTGCGAGCTCAGCCAATTGACGGCGATGGAAAAGCAGGCGGGCGAGGACTACATCCAAGCCGTCGGCTTCGAACTGCAAGTTCCGCGAATCGTCCGATTGACTCGGTTCGACAAAATGCCGGTGCAAACGGTGCGGTTCAATCGCAAGAATCTATTCGCGCGCGATAACCACACCTGCCAGTACTGTGGTCGCAACGAACCGATGAACAAGTTGAGCCTGGATCACGTCGTGCCGCGATCACACGGCGGCCCTACAACGTGGGAGAACATCGTTTGCTGTTGCTTGCGATGCAACTCGCGAAAGGGAGGCCGCACGCCAAAGCAAGCTCACATGAACTTGATGTCGCGCCCGACCAAACCACGCTTCAACCCACTGTTGGTCGAGTCGATCGACGACCCTCGCTACGAATGCTGGAAAACTTTTTTGCCGACCGCTGCGGCTGCTGGGTAA
- a CDS encoding 4Fe-4S dicluster domain-containing protein translates to MTHVVAEPCSGCKYTDCVVVCPVECFYEGDQMLYIHPEECIDCEACVPECPVEAIFHEDNLPEEWKSYMELNATKSESGECEVITEKKEPLADD, encoded by the coding sequence ATGACTCACGTTGTTGCTGAACCCTGCTCAGGATGCAAATACACCGACTGTGTCGTCGTCTGCCCCGTGGAGTGTTTCTACGAAGGTGATCAGATGCTTTACATTCATCCGGAAGAATGCATCGACTGCGAAGCTTGCGTTCCCGAATGCCCAGTCGAAGCAATTTTCCATGAAGATAACCTTCCAGAAGAATGGAAGAGCTACATGGAATTGAATGCCACCAAGTCCGAATCGGGTGAGTGCGAAGTCATTACCGAAAAGAAAGAACCACTGGCGGACGATTGA
- a CDS encoding class I SAM-dependent rRNA methyltransferase, with protein MSDSASPVSSSFSSDPVALRLKPSRQFPFLARHPWVHAHALAEDGRDLACGQVVDVLDHDGNWVARGICNPASRLRIRLYGYDQSVEIGPELWKSRIDAAVARRRLTGPADAGAAERLCFSESDLLSGIIIDRYADCLGVQFTAGGLMRWKDEILDHLKASLGCRAIMVRVDPKTAKHEGGEAIEHWHRDVGIDEPVEYHQNGLRLAVDLRSGQKTGGYLDQRLNHLTVAGYLAGRRVLDVCCYQGGFGLVAAKHGAASVLGIDSSESALEAARASAARNQIETMEFKSADCFDELKEMGERGDKFDAVILDPPRFAGSRHQVDNAVRAYRRLNASAVDLLPPGGILATCSCSGRVSRSDFLNMLMDVGRRRRRDIVMLENRGPAPDHPVAISCPESDYLKCVIAQVW; from the coding sequence GTGTCGGATTCTGCTTCTCCCGTTAGTTCGTCTTTCTCCTCTGACCCGGTTGCGTTGCGTTTAAAACCGTCTCGGCAATTCCCGTTTCTGGCGCGACACCCCTGGGTTCATGCTCACGCTTTGGCCGAAGACGGACGGGATTTGGCGTGCGGCCAAGTCGTTGACGTGCTGGATCATGACGGAAACTGGGTGGCGCGAGGCATTTGCAATCCCGCAAGTCGCCTGCGGATTCGCTTATACGGTTACGACCAATCTGTCGAAATCGGCCCAGAACTTTGGAAATCGCGAATCGACGCAGCCGTTGCCCGCCGACGACTCACCGGCCCAGCCGACGCTGGCGCAGCAGAGCGGCTTTGTTTCAGCGAGTCAGACCTGTTAAGCGGCATCATCATCGACCGCTATGCCGATTGTCTGGGTGTTCAGTTCACTGCCGGCGGGCTGATGCGATGGAAAGACGAAATCCTCGATCACCTGAAAGCGTCGCTTGGATGCCGAGCGATCATGGTCCGAGTCGACCCCAAAACGGCCAAACATGAAGGGGGCGAGGCAATCGAACATTGGCACCGCGATGTCGGAATCGATGAACCGGTTGAGTATCACCAAAACGGTTTGCGTTTGGCCGTCGACCTGCGAAGCGGTCAAAAGACAGGCGGCTACTTGGACCAACGACTCAATCACTTAACGGTTGCGGGCTATTTGGCCGGTCGACGCGTTCTGGATGTTTGCTGTTATCAAGGCGGTTTCGGATTGGTGGCTGCCAAACACGGCGCCGCATCAGTGCTTGGTATCGATAGCAGTGAATCGGCACTGGAAGCAGCGCGTGCCTCGGCGGCGCGAAATCAAATTGAAACCATGGAATTTAAATCCGCAGACTGTTTCGACGAACTGAAAGAGATGGGCGAACGAGGCGATAAATTTGATGCGGTGATTTTGGACCCGCCGCGATTCGCGGGCTCGCGTCACCAAGTCGACAACGCCGTTCGTGCCTACCGACGGCTCAACGCGTCAGCCGTAGACCTACTTCCACCGGGTGGAATACTCGCCACCTGCAGTTGCAGCGGACGAGTATCGAGAAGCGACTTTTTAAACATGCTGATGGATGTTGGACGCCGTCGCCGTCGTGATATCGTCATGCTGGAAAACCGAGGCCCCGCCCCGGATCACCCGGTCGCGATCTCGTGTCCCGAAAGTGACTATTTGAAGTGTGTGATTGCCCAAGTTTGGTAA
- a CDS encoding FHA domain-containing protein produces the protein MTGVTLKILHGADRGKIYETLSPPFTVGREEGNDIQLNDERVSRCHFKVQRDNDRLVLTDLDSTNGTKVNGTECQLKILRHGDLIAVGRSLMLVGSESQIAARLAAMGTDNPTLSREMSSSESSIIVQLSQDAKSPLPADVIQIVEVPSIPDGLSPGQKAQLCEILDYLQSRLHRLIESARTDENNQEVVLKLSAWQRMLDVQSRLAEMTRNIADPDQ, from the coding sequence ATGACGGGCGTGACCCTGAAGATTTTGCACGGCGCTGATCGCGGCAAAATCTACGAAACCCTCAGCCCGCCCTTTACGGTCGGTCGCGAAGAAGGCAATGACATCCAATTGAATGATGAGCGGGTTAGCCGTTGCCATTTCAAAGTCCAACGCGATAACGATCGGTTAGTGCTGACCGACTTGGACAGCACTAACGGCACCAAGGTCAACGGCACCGAATGCCAATTGAAGATCTTGCGTCACGGAGATTTGATCGCGGTCGGACGCAGTTTGATGTTGGTCGGATCGGAATCGCAAATCGCTGCCCGATTGGCTGCGATGGGAACCGACAACCCAACACTCAGTCGCGAGATGAGTTCGTCGGAGAGTTCGATCATTGTGCAGTTGAGCCAGGACGCCAAGAGTCCGCTGCCAGCCGACGTGATCCAAATCGTTGAAGTCCCATCGATTCCCGATGGACTCTCGCCAGGACAAAAAGCACAGCTCTGTGAAATCCTGGATTATTTGCAATCACGTTTGCATCGCTTGATCGAGTCGGCTCGCACTGACGAAAACAACCAGGAAGTCGTTCTGAAACTTTCGGCTTGGCAACGCATGCTCGACGTTCAGTCGCGTTTGGCAGAGATGACGCGAAACATCGCGGACCCTGATCAGTAA
- the xerD gene encoding site-specific tyrosine recombinase XerD has product MAKRTTKLQQLAQVGPVPKTGQATETLCTEFLDYLRGECHLAPNSIAAYGRDMRRFVDWVGKRRLADLTISDLSAYMGVLRTFDLAPASIARNIVAVRTFFKFLQLEGIVVDNPAELIATQKMWQRIPSVLTIRQVDKFLRAPKKTDAFWLRDVAMLEVLYATGCRASEVCTLRVRDLSLADRYLKCEGKGGKQRMVPIGSGAITAINRYCAELRGKLAAKMPHPPEELFLSRSGRPLDRIQLWRLVKQYANRAGIDSKISPHSLRHSFATHLLAGGADLRQVQEMLGHASIQTTQIYTHVEHSRLKKVHQQFHPRA; this is encoded by the coding sequence ATGGCCAAACGTACCACCAAACTCCAGCAACTCGCCCAAGTCGGTCCGGTCCCGAAAACCGGCCAGGCTACGGAGACGCTTTGCACCGAGTTTCTGGACTATCTTCGCGGCGAATGCCACCTGGCGCCCAATTCGATCGCTGCGTACGGCCGCGACATGCGACGTTTTGTGGATTGGGTCGGCAAGCGGCGTTTGGCCGATTTGACGATCAGCGACTTGTCGGCCTACATGGGCGTTCTGCGTACGTTCGATCTAGCCCCTGCCTCGATCGCTCGTAACATTGTGGCGGTACGAACGTTCTTTAAGTTCTTGCAACTTGAAGGAATCGTTGTCGATAATCCGGCCGAGCTGATCGCGACGCAAAAAATGTGGCAGCGAATCCCGTCCGTGTTGACGATCCGCCAGGTCGACAAGTTTTTGCGGGCGCCGAAGAAGACCGATGCGTTCTGGCTGCGTGACGTTGCCATGCTAGAGGTTCTTTATGCGACCGGTTGCCGAGCGTCCGAGGTTTGCACCTTGCGTGTTCGCGATCTTAGCTTGGCCGATCGCTACTTGAAATGCGAGGGCAAGGGGGGGAAGCAACGAATGGTGCCAATCGGAAGCGGCGCGATCACCGCGATCAATCGGTACTGTGCCGAATTGCGGGGCAAGCTAGCCGCGAAGATGCCCCATCCACCCGAGGAGTTGTTCTTGTCGCGAAGCGGTAGACCGCTTGATCGCATTCAACTTTGGCGACTGGTAAAACAGTATGCAAATCGAGCGGGCATCGATTCGAAAATCAGTCCTCACTCGCTGCGTCACAGTTTTGCGACACACCTATTGGCTGGCGGTGCGGACTTGCGACAAGTTCAAGAGATGCTTGGCCACGCCAGCATTCAAACAACTCAGATCTATACTCACGTTGAACATTCGCGGCTAAAGAAAGTGCATCAGCAGTTTCATCCGCGCGCTTGA
- the galE gene encoding UDP-glucose 4-epimerase GalE, which produces MNVLVVGGAGYIGSHAVRLLTDAGHTVTVYDNLSRGHAAAVPEGMLVQGELADRAKLVETLRGKKIDAVMHFAAFALVNESVNDPSLYYRNNVIAALELLDAMKEADVKKIVFSSTTATYGEPDVVPIPETTPQNPINPYGFTKLVVEKALADYAAAYGFAYAALRYFNAAGARPDGTIGEDHDPESHLIPIVLQVALGQRESITIFGDDYPTPDGTCIRDYIHIDDLGAAHLAALERLEAGKGLCVNLGTGRGTSVREIIDACREVTGHPIPEVMGLRRAGDPPELVADARLAKELLGWEASYTDVKSIIETAWKWHQSHPKGYASA; this is translated from the coding sequence ATGAATGTTTTGGTTGTTGGTGGCGCAGGCTACATCGGTTCTCATGCGGTCAGATTGCTGACAGATGCTGGGCATACCGTGACGGTTTATGACAACCTGTCGCGCGGCCATGCTGCGGCAGTCCCCGAGGGAATGCTGGTCCAAGGTGAATTGGCGGACCGAGCCAAGTTGGTCGAAACTCTTCGCGGCAAGAAAATTGATGCAGTCATGCACTTCGCCGCCTTCGCGCTGGTCAACGAATCAGTCAACGACCCTTCGCTCTACTACCGCAACAACGTGATCGCAGCCCTGGAATTGCTTGACGCAATGAAAGAAGCGGACGTAAAGAAGATTGTGTTCAGCAGCACAACGGCAACCTACGGCGAACCCGACGTTGTGCCGATCCCCGAAACGACGCCTCAAAATCCAATCAATCCATACGGGTTTACGAAACTCGTCGTCGAAAAGGCACTCGCCGATTATGCGGCCGCCTACGGATTCGCCTACGCGGCGCTGCGATACTTTAACGCCGCCGGTGCTCGCCCCGATGGGACCATCGGTGAAGATCACGACCCCGAATCACACTTGATCCCGATTGTCCTGCAAGTGGCATTGGGCCAACGCGAAAGCATCACCATTTTTGGTGACGACTACCCAACGCCCGACGGAACCTGCATTCGCGACTACATCCACATCGACGACCTGGGCGCTGCTCACCTTGCGGCTCTCGAACGCTTGGAAGCAGGCAAGGGCTTGTGCGTGAACCTTGGGACAGGACGCGGCACAAGCGTTCGCGAAATCATTGACGCGTGCCGCGAAGTCACCGGTCACCCGATTCCCGAAGTCATGGGACTACGCCGCGCGGGCGATCCACCGGAACTCGTCGCCGATGCTCGGCTGGCCAAAGAACTACTTGGCTGGGAAGCTAGCTACACCGACGTCAAGTCGATCATTGAAACGGCTTGGAAGTGGCACCAGTCACATCCCAAGGGTTATGCATCGGCTTAA
- a CDS encoding HlyD family secretion protein, which translates to MTQTHTILLTLVLCCCGIGLAETRRRQSIPTEDEVIRPTPTRFVGETIRAPGRITGTTEDIKLHAQIIEPIDVIHVQLGDRVKAGDRLVTLDQRGIQHERELALAMLQEREAKLRRLENGARESEIEVARREYEASVSRLEGANARFERSQRLFDSNAISAQELEDVQYDLRTLSALAAASKNQLQVLQDPARSEDMAAAKSSVDAAKAELMMVEDRLRRAEITAPSDGTILKIDARKGELPGQPHSDPLIIMCNTQHQRALIEIDEFDALRVSMGQLCELSADGIDGVVARGKITEIEPRMERKKRYGQWAGERVDSFSRRAWIDLDDDSPNLPVGLPIRAQIEVAE; encoded by the coding sequence ATGACCCAAACTCACACCATCCTGTTGACGCTTGTTTTGTGTTGCTGTGGTATTGGCTTGGCGGAAACGCGGCGTCGTCAATCGATCCCAACGGAAGATGAGGTCATTCGCCCGACGCCAACTCGGTTTGTTGGCGAGACGATCCGCGCGCCTGGACGAATCACCGGCACGACCGAAGACATCAAACTGCACGCTCAGATCATTGAGCCCATTGACGTCATTCATGTGCAATTGGGCGATCGAGTTAAAGCCGGCGATCGCTTAGTCACGCTCGATCAACGTGGAATCCAACACGAACGAGAACTCGCCCTGGCGATGTTGCAAGAACGCGAGGCGAAATTGCGCCGGCTTGAAAACGGAGCTCGCGAAAGTGAAATCGAAGTCGCCCGGCGCGAATACGAAGCGTCAGTTTCTCGTTTAGAGGGCGCGAATGCGCGTTTCGAACGGTCCCAAAGACTATTTGATTCAAACGCTATCAGTGCTCAAGAACTGGAAGACGTTCAGTACGACTTGCGAACGTTGTCGGCACTTGCGGCCGCGTCTAAAAATCAATTGCAGGTGCTGCAGGATCCGGCGAGATCTGAAGACATGGCGGCAGCCAAGTCGAGTGTAGACGCTGCGAAAGCCGAGTTGATGATGGTTGAAGACCGACTGCGCCGAGCGGAAATCACCGCGCCTTCGGACGGTACGATTCTGAAAATCGATGCCCGTAAAGGTGAATTACCAGGCCAGCCGCATTCTGATCCGTTAATCATCATGTGCAACACCCAGCACCAGAGGGCATTGATCGAGATCGACGAGTTTGATGCGCTGCGAGTTTCGATGGGGCAGTTGTGTGAGCTTTCGGCCGATGGCATCGACGGCGTCGTTGCTCGCGGTAAGATCACCGAAATCGAGCCACGAATGGAACGCAAAAAACGCTACGGCCAGTGGGCGGGCGAGCGAGTCGATTCGTTCAGCCGGCGGGCCTGGATCGACCTGGATGATGACAGCCCGAATCTGCCGGTGGGACTTCCTATCCGCGCTCAAATCGAAGTCGCGGAGTAA
- a CDS encoding ABC transporter ATP-binding protein — protein MDTSSASEPSPPDHYFYVDPLRSTNKDLVSQDSVSQIPLSEAVLNARGVKKAYVIGGKKHWVLNGVDFFAHAGECVFLSGPSGSGKSTLLSIIGCLLDCDEGEINIAGQRADQMSISKRTAMRRVNIGFVFQRFQLIRGLSAKDNVSVPLTMQGMSLSDARDRASEMLKRVGLEMHRDQLPTSMSPGQCQRVALARAVVASPKLLLADEPTAALDSKSGQDVMELLRELVESTGAATVVVTHDPRISRYADRICEIENGSLT, from the coding sequence ATGGACACATCGAGCGCAAGCGAGCCCTCGCCGCCCGACCACTACTTCTATGTCGATCCTCTGCGTTCGACGAATAAGGACTTAGTTTCACAGGACTCTGTTTCACAGATTCCGTTGTCGGAGGCTGTGTTGAATGCTCGGGGTGTGAAAAAAGCATACGTCATTGGCGGAAAGAAGCACTGGGTGCTTAACGGTGTCGACTTCTTCGCTCACGCTGGTGAATGCGTGTTTTTGTCGGGGCCATCGGGCAGCGGAAAAAGCACTTTACTGTCGATCATCGGTTGTTTGCTGGATTGTGACGAAGGCGAGATCAACATCGCAGGCCAGCGTGCCGATCAAATGAGTATTTCAAAGCGCACCGCGATGCGGCGAGTAAATATTGGATTTGTGTTTCAACGATTTCAACTGATTCGAGGGCTATCCGCGAAGGACAATGTTTCGGTTCCGCTAACGATGCAAGGCATGTCACTTTCCGATGCACGTGATCGTGCGAGTGAAATGTTGAAGCGAGTTGGACTGGAAATGCACCGAGATCAGTTGCCGACATCGATGAGCCCGGGGCAATGCCAACGTGTGGCGCTTGCGCGAGCAGTGGTGGCGTCGCCAAAATTGTTGCTTGCCGACGAGCCGACTGCGGCGTTGGACAGCAAGTCGGGACAAGACGTCATGGAACTGCTTCGTGAGTTGGTTGAATCAACCGGCGCGGCCACGGTGGTGGTGACGCATGATCCTAGAATTTCCCGATACGCCGATCGCATCTGCGAGATCGAAAATGGATCGTTGACATGA